A single candidate division KSB1 bacterium DNA region contains:
- a CDS encoding GNAT family N-acetyltransferase, with translation MRGREGFPGKGLTIEVRQMQGFELPKLEEKIVEAVPFSKSEEDRWEHFVRSSNNGTLFHLRRFLSYHPQDRFRDHSLLFFKESKLLAVFPAVELQREGKRVLVSHAGASYGGFVVRSDLSLRDAFRLVWALDRYARAQGFHAVEITEPPMIYLYRPSNYLDFALMQTGFAYKKREVSSVVPLDFGPDQVFSVFAESSRRAVRRALKYGLVVRESDEFSTFYRILQKNLKLRHNVKPTHSLPELLRLKELFPNEIRLYGAFLGSTMVAGVVLFVCNPRVTLAFYISHDEDYREYRGVNLLFYEIIRQAVGQGFRFLDFGIFTVNMDPNWGLARFKESFGAQGVFRDTWHKVY, from the coding sequence ATGAGGGGGCGGGAAGGGTTCCCAGGCAAGGGGCTGACGATTGAGGTCAGGCAAATGCAGGGTTTCGAGCTCCCCAAGCTGGAAGAGAAGATCGTCGAAGCAGTGCCCTTCAGCAAGTCGGAAGAGGACCGTTGGGAACACTTCGTCCGGAGCTCGAACAACGGTACGCTCTTCCACCTGCGCCGCTTCCTGAGCTATCATCCGCAGGACCGCTTCCGGGATCACTCGCTTCTCTTCTTCAAGGAGAGCAAGCTCTTGGCCGTGTTCCCCGCTGTGGAGCTCCAGAGGGAGGGCAAACGCGTGCTGGTCAGCCACGCCGGGGCCTCGTACGGTGGGTTTGTCGTGCGCAGCGACCTCTCCTTGCGCGACGCCTTCCGCCTGGTGTGGGCCCTGGACCGCTACGCGCGTGCCCAGGGATTCCACGCGGTGGAAATCACCGAACCGCCGATGATCTATCTCTACAGGCCGAGCAACTATCTCGATTTTGCCCTGATGCAGACGGGCTTCGCGTACAAGAAGCGCGAGGTTTCCAGCGTCGTTCCCCTGGATTTCGGTCCGGACCAAGTGTTTTCCGTCTTCGCCGAGAGCTCCCGGCGCGCGGTGCGCCGGGCCTTAAAGTACGGGCTGGTGGTGCGCGAGTCCGACGAGTTCTCGACCTTTTACCGGATCCTTCAGAAGAATCTCAAACTGCGCCACAACGTCAAGCCCACCCATTCGCTGCCCGAGCTCCTGCGCCTGAAGGAGCTGTTCCCGAACGAAATTCGGCTGTACGGGGCGTTCCTCGGCTCGACTATGGTCGCGGGCGTCGTCCTTTTCGTCTGCAACCCGAGGGTGACGCTCGCCTTCTACATCAGCCATGACGAAGACTACCGCGAATACCGCGGCGTAAACCTGCTCTTCTACGAGATCATCCGGCAGGCGGTGGGGCAAGGCTTTCGCTTCCTGGATTTCGGCATCTTCACGGTGAACATGGATCCCAACTGGGGACTGGCCCGCTTCAAGGAGAGCTTCGGGGCCCAGGGTGTATTTCGCGATACCTGGCATAAGGTTTACTGA
- a CDS encoding ornithine carbamoyltransferase yields the protein DPDPGILANARRAGLSEIKLFRDPREAVKGADIVYTDVWASMGQEAEAEQRKLAFRAFQVDEELLRHAGPKAKLMHCLPAHRGEEVTDAALDGPHSIVFDQAENRLHVQKGLLVFLLAES from the coding sequence TGACCCTGATCCGGGCATTCTGGCCAACGCCCGTCGCGCCGGGCTTAGCGAGATCAAGCTTTTCCGGGACCCGCGGGAAGCGGTGAAAGGAGCCGACATCGTCTACACGGACGTGTGGGCGAGCATGGGGCAAGAGGCGGAGGCGGAACAGCGCAAGCTCGCGTTCCGGGCGTTCCAGGTCGATGAAGAGCTCCTGAGACACGCAGGTCCGAAGGCCAAACTGATGCATTGTCTTCCCGCACACCGCGGCGAGGAAGTCACCGATGCTGCGCTCGACGGGCCCCACTCCATCGTGTTCGATCAGGCGGAGAATCGACTGCACGTGCAGAAGGGGCTCCTCGTATTCCTCCTCGCCGAATCCTGA
- a CDS encoding ornithine carbamoyltransferase (catalyzes the formation of L-citrulline from carbamoyl phosphate and L-ornithine in arginine biosynthesis and degradation), translating to MKRDFLAVTDLTREEIEHIYELSRDLKAKTRARQPHPLLKGKILAMIFQKPSARTRVSFEVGMLQLGGHALYLAPSDLQMGKRESTADVARVLSRYCDGIMARVFAHQDVVDLATHASVPVINGLSDLLHPCQVLSDLFTIEEHLGRREDFALAWIGDGNNVCHSWLNMSTRFRIDFRLAIP from the coding sequence TTGAAGAGAGACTTTTTGGCCGTCACTGACCTCACACGGGAAGAGATCGAGCACATCTACGAACTGAGCCGGGACTTGAAGGCGAAGACACGGGCTCGGCAGCCCCATCCGCTCCTGAAGGGCAAGATTCTGGCAATGATCTTCCAAAAACCATCGGCGCGCACGCGCGTGTCGTTCGAGGTCGGGATGCTTCAGCTCGGGGGGCACGCCCTGTACCTTGCCCCGAGCGACCTTCAGATGGGCAAGCGCGAGAGCACGGCCGATGTGGCGCGCGTCCTCAGCCGCTACTGCGATGGCATCATGGCACGTGTCTTTGCCCACCAAGACGTCGTGGACTTGGCAACCCACGCGTCCGTCCCGGTAATCAACGGCCTCAGCGATCTCCTCCATCCGTGCCAGGTTCTGTCGGACCTGTTCACCATTGAGGAACATCTGGGGCGGAGGGAAGATTTCGCTCTGGCCTGGATAGGCGACGGCAACAACGTTTGCCATTCCTGGCTCAACATGTCCACACGCTTCCGGATCGACTTCCGCCTGGCCATTCCCG
- a CDS encoding glycosyltransferase family 4 protein, whose product MRILFANSIQMFGGAEVWFLQMARALRSRGRWVGLVCRPGTELQAKAVREGVPVFPFRFGADMGPIAVLRAMALLRKLRPDIVCTNQDKELRTFGVASRVTGIGKVVHRRAIDHPLKDTVRYRFTYTKLADVVVANSQATRRTLLRSAPWLQPAHVEVIYNGVDPTLFDGDPDSDLRASWGWSAADFVVGFVGQLDERKGIGVLLQAFERVAAARSEARLLLVGKGPLAHQVEEFRKASPWGTRVLHVGFREDIPRIMRSLDVLVLPSFWEGFGIVLIEAMAAGKPVVASRTSSIPEIVVDGETGFLVPPGDSGALADGLLRLAQDRELALAMGKRGRERVHRWFTLDRMVDQWESIFQRLATGRPSH is encoded by the coding sequence ATGAGAATCCTTTTTGCCAACTCGATCCAGATGTTTGGTGGCGCCGAGGTGTGGTTTCTGCAGATGGCGCGGGCTCTCCGTTCCCGTGGCAGATGGGTCGGACTGGTCTGTCGCCCAGGGACCGAGCTCCAGGCGAAGGCGGTGAGGGAAGGCGTACCGGTTTTCCCCTTCCGGTTCGGAGCAGACATGGGTCCCATTGCGGTGTTGCGGGCGATGGCCCTCCTGCGCAAGCTACGCCCCGATATCGTGTGCACCAATCAGGATAAGGAGCTTCGGACGTTCGGAGTAGCCTCGCGCGTGACCGGGATCGGCAAGGTGGTCCATCGGCGCGCCATCGACCACCCCTTGAAAGACACCGTCCGTTACCGATTCACGTACACGAAGCTGGCCGATGTGGTGGTGGCGAATTCTCAGGCTACGCGCCGAACGCTGCTGCGAAGTGCCCCATGGCTCCAACCGGCTCACGTGGAGGTGATCTACAACGGCGTCGATCCGACCCTCTTCGACGGCGATCCCGACTCGGATCTCCGTGCTTCCTGGGGGTGGTCAGCCGCTGACTTCGTGGTGGGCTTCGTGGGCCAGCTGGATGAACGAAAGGGAATAGGCGTGCTGCTCCAAGCCTTCGAGCGGGTGGCTGCGGCCCGGTCGGAGGCGAGACTCTTGCTGGTCGGAAAGGGCCCTCTGGCCCATCAGGTGGAGGAATTCCGCAAGGCGAGCCCATGGGGTACCAGGGTGCTGCACGTTGGTTTTCGCGAGGACATTCCGCGCATCATGAGAAGCCTGGATGTGCTGGTTCTGCCGAGCTTCTGGGAGGGCTTCGGCATTGTACTGATCGAAGCGATGGCGGCTGGAAAGCCCGTGGTGGCCAGCCGCACAAGCAGCATTCCCGAGATCGTTGTGGACGGTGAGACGGGCTTTCTGGTACCACCGGGGGATTCCGGGGCTCTGGCCGACGGTCTGCTGCGCCTCGCTCAGGACCGTGAGCTGGCCCTGGCGATGGGTAAACGAGGCCGCGAACGGGTTCACCGGTGGTTTACACTGGACCGGATGGTCGACCAGTGGGAGAGCATCTTCCAGAGGCTTGCGACTGGCCGGCCATCCCATTGA